Proteins encoded in a region of the Saccharothrix ecbatanensis genome:
- the groL gene encoding chaperonin GroEL (60 kDa chaperone family; promotes refolding of misfolded polypeptides especially under stressful conditions; forms two stacked rings of heptamers to form a barrel-shaped 14mer; ends can be capped by GroES; misfolded proteins enter the barrel where they are refolded when GroES binds) has translation MPKQISFDEDARRALERGVNKLADTVKVTLGPRGRHVVLDKKFGGPTVTNDGVTIAREIELEDPFENLGAQLAKSVATKTNDVAGDGTTTATVLAQAMVRVGLRNVAAGANPMSLGVGIQAAAEAVVDALKAKATPVKGRDNIAQVGTVSSRDESIGALLGEAIEKVGEDGVITVEESSSMATELQITEGVQFDKGYVSAHFATDLEAQETVFEDARILLHKEKISALADLLPILEKVAESGKPLVIIAEDVEGEALSTLVVNALRKTLRVVAVKAPYFGDRRKAFLDDLAVVTGAQVIAAEVGLKLSEANLDVLGSARRVVVSKDNTTIVDGGGTKADVAGRAEQLRREIESTDSDWDREKLQERLAKLSGGIAVIKVGAATETELKERKHRIEDAVNATKAAVEEGIVPGGGSALVHAAKVLDGGLGLSGDEATGVAIVREALGSALFWIAANAGLEGAVVVNKVREQEWGFGLNAATLVYGDLLEAGIIDPVKVTRSAVTNAASIARMVLTTESAIVEKKEDDHSGGNNGHGHGHGH, from the coding sequence ATGCCCAAGCAGATCAGCTTCGACGAGGACGCTCGTCGGGCCCTCGAGCGCGGCGTGAACAAGCTCGCGGACACGGTCAAGGTGACCCTCGGTCCGCGCGGCAGGCACGTCGTGCTCGACAAGAAGTTCGGCGGCCCGACCGTCACCAACGACGGCGTGACCATCGCCCGTGAGATCGAGCTGGAAGACCCGTTCGAGAACCTGGGCGCGCAGCTCGCCAAGAGCGTCGCGACCAAGACCAACGACGTGGCCGGCGACGGCACCACGACCGCGACCGTCCTGGCCCAGGCCATGGTGCGGGTGGGTCTGCGCAACGTCGCCGCGGGCGCGAACCCGATGTCCCTCGGTGTCGGCATCCAGGCCGCAGCCGAGGCCGTCGTGGACGCCCTCAAGGCCAAGGCGACCCCGGTCAAGGGCCGCGACAACATCGCCCAGGTCGGCACCGTCTCGTCCCGCGACGAGTCCATCGGCGCCCTGCTCGGCGAAGCCATCGAGAAGGTCGGCGAGGACGGTGTGATCACCGTCGAGGAGTCCTCCTCGATGGCCACCGAGCTCCAGATCACCGAGGGCGTGCAGTTCGACAAGGGCTACGTGTCGGCGCACTTCGCGACCGACCTCGAAGCCCAGGAGACGGTGTTCGAGGACGCCCGCATCCTGCTGCACAAGGAGAAGATCTCGGCGCTGGCCGACCTGCTCCCGATCCTGGAGAAGGTGGCCGAGAGCGGCAAGCCGCTGGTCATCATCGCCGAGGACGTCGAGGGTGAGGCGCTGTCGACCCTGGTCGTCAACGCCCTGCGCAAGACGCTGCGCGTGGTCGCGGTCAAGGCGCCGTACTTCGGCGACCGCCGCAAGGCGTTCCTGGACGACCTCGCGGTCGTCACCGGCGCCCAGGTCATCGCGGCCGAGGTCGGCCTCAAGCTGTCCGAGGCCAACCTGGACGTGCTGGGTTCGGCCCGTCGTGTGGTCGTGTCGAAGGACAACACGACCATCGTCGACGGCGGCGGCACGAAGGCCGACGTGGCCGGTCGCGCGGAGCAGCTGCGCCGCGAGATCGAGTCCACCGACTCGGACTGGGACCGCGAGAAGCTCCAGGAGCGGCTGGCCAAGCTGTCCGGCGGCATCGCCGTGATCAAGGTCGGCGCGGCCACCGAGACCGAGCTGAAGGAGCGCAAGCACCGCATCGAAGACGCGGTGAACGCGACCAAGGCAGCGGTGGAAGAGGGCATCGTGCCCGGCGGCGGTTCGGCGCTGGTGCACGCGGCCAAGGTCCTCGACGGCGGCCTCGGCCTGTCCGGTGACGAGGCGACCGGTGTCGCCATCGTCCGCGAGGCCCTGGGCTCGGCGCTCTTCTGGATCGCCGCGAACGCGGGCCTCGAAGGCGCCGTCGTGGTGAACAAGGTGCGCGAGCAGGAGTGGGGCTTCGGCCTCAACGCCGCCACGCTCGTCTACGGCGACCTGCTCGAAGCCGGGATCATCGACCCGGTGAAGGTCACCCGTTCCGCGGTCACGAACGCCGCTTCCATCGCCCGCATGGTGCTCACCACGGAGAGCGCCATCGTGGAGAAGAAGGAAGACGACCACTCGGGCGGCAACAACGGCCACGGTCACGGCCACGGCCACTGA
- the groES gene encoding co-chaperone GroES has translation MSVNIKPLEDKIVVQASEAETTTASGLVIPDTAKEKPQEGKVIAVGPGRIDDKGNRVPVDVAVGDVVIYSKYGGTEVKYNGEEYLILSARDVLAVIN, from the coding sequence GTGAGCGTGAACATCAAGCCGCTCGAGGACAAGATCGTCGTCCAGGCCAGTGAGGCCGAGACCACGACCGCTTCCGGCCTCGTGATCCCGGACACCGCGAAGGAGAAGCCCCAGGAGGGCAAGGTCATCGCGGTGGGCCCCGGCCGGATCGACGACAAGGGCAACCGCGTCCCGGTGGACGTGGCTGTCGGCGACGTCGTCATCTACTCGAAGTACGGCGGCACCGAGGTCAAGTACAACGGCGAGGAGTACCTCATCCTCTCCGCCCGCGACGTGCTGGCCGTCATCAACTGA
- a CDS encoding alkaline phosphatase D family protein: MTVTRRSLLIGGVALATAATAGAGFPKLADPFTLGVASGDPLPDSVVLWTRLAPRPLDEDGLGGMPDRVIPVRWELAEDERFQHVVRRGVQPAKPESGHSVHVEPFGLRPGREYFYRFQVDGHVSPVGRTRTAPDPWVLGQDLTMCFASCAHYGEGYFTAYRRLAEDHPDVVLHLGDYQYEYAAKAADVRTVLGPETRTLADYRLRHAQYKTDADLQLAHAVAPWVVVWDDHEIENNWADDVPEQPDPNFAARREAAFKAYYENMPLRRGARPNGVDLQLYRRLGWGGLVNFHMLDTRQYRDDQACGDGWKTCADAALPGRSITGAAQEEWLLDGFRQSRARWDVLGQQVFFAERDRKDGPEKEVSMDGWDGYLASRDRVTRGWVDAGVRNAVVLTGDVHAHYAADVKLDWNDPASPTVGTELVCSSVTSGGNGNDTVDQVQLRNNPHIKLHSRRRGYVRTKFTAQEMRADFRTLPYVRTAGAEATTLKSFVVEDRNPGLNPV, from the coding sequence ATGACGGTGACCCGACGTTCCCTGCTCATCGGCGGCGTGGCCCTCGCGACCGCGGCGACCGCGGGTGCGGGCTTCCCCAAGCTCGCCGACCCCTTCACGCTGGGCGTCGCTTCCGGCGACCCCCTGCCCGACAGCGTCGTGCTGTGGACGCGCCTCGCGCCGCGGCCGCTCGACGAGGACGGCCTCGGCGGTATGCCCGATCGGGTGATCCCGGTGCGCTGGGAGCTGGCCGAGGACGAGCGCTTCCAGCACGTGGTGCGGCGCGGCGTGCAGCCCGCCAAGCCGGAGTCCGGCCACAGCGTGCACGTGGAGCCGTTCGGCCTGCGGCCCGGCCGCGAGTACTTCTACCGGTTCCAGGTGGACGGTCATGTGTCCCCGGTCGGCCGCACCCGGACCGCGCCCGACCCGTGGGTGCTCGGGCAGGACCTGACCATGTGCTTCGCGTCGTGCGCGCACTACGGCGAGGGCTACTTCACGGCGTACCGGCGGCTGGCCGAAGATCACCCGGACGTGGTCCTGCACCTGGGTGACTACCAGTACGAGTACGCGGCCAAGGCGGCGGACGTGCGGACGGTGCTCGGGCCGGAGACCCGGACGTTGGCCGACTACCGGCTGCGGCACGCCCAGTACAAGACGGACGCCGACCTCCAGCTCGCGCACGCCGTCGCGCCGTGGGTCGTCGTGTGGGACGACCACGAGATCGAGAACAACTGGGCCGACGACGTGCCCGAGCAGCCCGACCCGAACTTCGCGGCACGGCGTGAGGCGGCGTTCAAGGCGTACTACGAGAACATGCCGCTGCGTCGGGGCGCCCGGCCCAACGGCGTCGACCTCCAGCTCTACCGGCGGCTCGGCTGGGGCGGGCTGGTGAACTTCCACATGCTCGACACCCGGCAGTACCGGGACGACCAGGCGTGCGGCGACGGGTGGAAGACCTGCGCGGACGCCGCCCTGCCCGGCCGTTCGATCACCGGCGCGGCGCAGGAGGAGTGGCTGCTGGACGGGTTCCGCCAGTCCCGGGCGCGCTGGGACGTGCTCGGCCAGCAGGTGTTCTTCGCCGAGCGCGACCGCAAGGACGGGCCGGAGAAGGAGGTCTCCATGGACGGGTGGGACGGTTACCTCGCGTCCCGCGACCGGGTGACGCGCGGGTGGGTCGACGCGGGTGTGCGCAACGCCGTCGTGCTGACCGGTGACGTGCACGCGCACTACGCGGCGGACGTGAAGCTGGACTGGAACGACCCGGCGTCCCCCACCGTGGGCACCGAGCTGGTGTGCTCGTCGGTGACGTCCGGTGGGAACGGCAACGACACGGTCGACCAGGTGCAGTTGCGGAACAACCCGCACATCAAGCTGCACAGCCGGCGGCGCGGGTACGTGCGGACGAAGTTCACCGCGCAGGAGATGCGGGCGGACTTCCGCACGCTGCCGTACGTGCGCACGGCCGGGGCCGAGGCCACGACGCTCAAGTCGTTCGTCGTCGAGGACCGCAACCCCGGCCTGAACCCCGTCTGA
- a CDS encoding NAD(P)-dependent oxidoreductase, which translates to MTDKTALTLIGLGPMGQAMVTRFLAAGHPTTVWNRTPARADGLVAQGATRAATAAEAVAANRLIILSLTDYAAMYDVLDGADLAGRVVVNLSSDTPDTTLKAAAWLAERGAELLVGGVMVPAPLVGEESAYVFYSGPREVFDRHAETLAVIGRPDYMGADHTLAQLLYQAQLDVFLTSLAAMLHAIALVTSAGVTAERYAPYLTDVLSSLSMYVDETSQHVDSDRHPGDLANVTMMGATAAHIVGASETAGLDTALPRAVQALYDRATEAGHGKDSWTALINVIRG; encoded by the coding sequence ATGACCGACAAGACCGCGTTGACCTTGATCGGCCTCGGCCCGATGGGGCAGGCCATGGTCACCCGCTTCCTCGCCGCCGGGCACCCGACCACGGTCTGGAACCGCACCCCCGCCCGTGCGGACGGCCTCGTGGCCCAGGGCGCCACCCGCGCCGCCACCGCCGCCGAAGCCGTCGCCGCGAACCGGCTGATCATCCTCAGCCTCACCGACTACGCCGCGATGTACGACGTCCTGGACGGCGCCGACCTCGCCGGCCGGGTGGTCGTCAACCTCAGCTCCGACACACCGGACACCACCCTCAAGGCCGCCGCCTGGCTGGCCGAACGGGGCGCGGAACTGCTGGTCGGCGGCGTGATGGTGCCCGCGCCACTGGTCGGCGAGGAGTCTGCTTACGTCTTCTACAGCGGTCCGCGCGAGGTGTTCGACCGGCACGCCGAGACCCTCGCGGTGATCGGCAGGCCGGATTACATGGGCGCGGACCACACCCTCGCGCAGCTGCTCTACCAGGCGCAGCTGGACGTCTTCCTCACGTCCCTGGCCGCGATGCTGCACGCCATCGCGCTGGTGACGTCGGCGGGCGTCACGGCCGAGCGGTACGCGCCCTACCTCACCGACGTGCTGTCCTCGCTGTCCATGTACGTGGACGAGACGTCCCAGCACGTGGACTCCGACCGGCACCCCGGCGACCTGGCGAACGTGACCATGATGGGCGCCACCGCGGCGCACATCGTCGGCGCGAGCGAGACCGCCGGCCTCGACACCGCGCTGCCCAGGGCGGTCCAGGCCCTCTACGACCGCGCCACCGAGGCGGGGCACGGCAAGGACAGCTGGACCGCCCTGATCAACGTCATCCGGGGCTGA
- a CDS encoding BTAD domain-containing putative transcriptional regulator translates to MRFGVLGPLGVWTAGGAAVRVPEVKVRLLLADLLAHEGRPVSADRLAFDLWGDEPPGNPVNTLQTKVSQLRRALEAAEPGGRSLVAHEPAGYVIRVDSSTLDVLRFRELVAAGRFGEALALWRGEPLEELADAPFVAPVVARWTSERLAALEEFARTGEVDLAAEVARHPLRERLRGLHMRALYRAGRQVEALESYAELRRLLAEEQGLEPGPELAALHQAMLNHDPALGVSALGVSALGASALGASALGASALGVSARTNNLPVPVSDLVGREKAVADLCELPGRARLVTLTGPGGVGKTRLALEVARRVSVADGVWLVELAGVGRAEQVVSAVADVLDVREDASGMALVEALRGREVLLVLDNCERLVEPVAALVSRLLRAAPGLRVLTTSQEPLGLSFETVWAVPPLDVSDAVTLFAARAAAAAPGFTLTPSNTVVVEAICRRLDGLPLALELAATRVRSLGVDALLERLDDRFRLLATGHRDAPARQRTLRAMIDWSWDVLGEAERIVLRRLSVHVDGCSLDSAEFVCAGGGVAAGEVLDVVTRLVDRSLVVAPEQTGEPRFRLLESVADYGRERLRSAGEFEEVRRRHAAFYLGLAERADPELRGARQLAWLERLDADTANLRAAHDALDPAEAARLVRALTWYWFLRGRLREGRRLMTADDPVTVAWRAGFGVLLGEAADPSALSGTALIADRVDEARTRWFLGYVLSTVGDMPTGRRLTDQALAAFEELGDDWGVAAAYSDRVSQVLARGQVDEAREAADRSASLFTSLGERWGS, encoded by the coding sequence GTGAGATTCGGGGTGTTGGGGCCGCTCGGGGTGTGGACGGCGGGTGGTGCGGCGGTCCGGGTGCCGGAGGTCAAGGTTCGGCTGCTGCTGGCGGACCTGCTCGCGCACGAGGGGCGGCCGGTGTCGGCGGACCGGCTGGCGTTCGACCTGTGGGGTGACGAGCCGCCCGGCAACCCCGTGAACACGCTCCAGACGAAGGTGTCGCAGCTGCGGCGGGCGCTGGAGGCGGCCGAGCCCGGTGGCCGTTCGCTGGTGGCGCATGAACCGGCGGGGTACGTGATCCGGGTGGACTCGTCCACTTTGGACGTTCTGCGGTTCCGGGAGCTGGTGGCCGCGGGGCGGTTCGGCGAGGCGTTGGCCTTGTGGCGCGGTGAGCCGCTGGAGGAGCTCGCCGACGCGCCGTTCGTGGCGCCGGTGGTGGCGCGCTGGACTTCGGAACGGTTGGCGGCACTGGAGGAGTTCGCTCGTACGGGTGAAGTCGATCTGGCGGCCGAGGTGGCGCGGCACCCGTTGCGCGAACGTTTGCGCGGCTTGCACATGCGTGCGCTGTACCGGGCCGGACGGCAGGTCGAGGCGCTGGAGAGCTACGCCGAACTGCGGCGGTTGCTGGCCGAGGAGCAGGGGTTGGAGCCCGGTCCGGAACTGGCCGCGCTGCACCAGGCGATGCTCAACCACGATCCGGCGCTCGGCGTTTCTGCGCTAGGCGTTTCTGCGCTCGGTGCTTCAGCGCTCGGTGCTTCAGCGCTCGGTGCTTCAGCGCTGGGTGTTTCGGCGCGTACGAACAACCTGCCCGTGCCAGTGAGCGACCTGGTCGGCCGGGAGAAGGCGGTCGCGGACCTGTGCGAGCTGCCCGGCCGGGCCCGGCTGGTGACGCTCACCGGTCCCGGCGGGGTGGGCAAGACCCGGCTGGCGCTGGAGGTCGCGCGGCGGGTGTCGGTCGCGGACGGGGTGTGGCTGGTCGAGTTGGCGGGCGTCGGGCGGGCCGAGCAGGTGGTGAGCGCGGTGGCCGACGTGCTCGACGTGCGCGAGGACGCGTCGGGGATGGCGTTGGTGGAGGCGTTGCGCGGCCGTGAAGTGCTGCTGGTGCTGGACAACTGCGAGCGGCTGGTCGAGCCGGTCGCCGCGCTGGTGTCCCGGTTGTTGCGGGCGGCGCCGGGTCTGCGGGTGCTCACCACCAGCCAGGAACCGCTCGGCCTGTCGTTCGAGACGGTGTGGGCTGTCCCGCCGCTGGACGTTTCCGACGCTGTCACGTTGTTCGCAGCGCGCGCTGCTGCCGCCGCTCCGGGCTTCACGCTGACTCCGTCCAACACGGTGGTGGTCGAGGCGATCTGCCGGCGGCTCGACGGGCTGCCGCTGGCGTTGGAGCTGGCCGCGACGCGGGTGCGGAGCCTGGGCGTGGACGCGCTGTTGGAACGGCTGGACGACCGGTTCCGGCTGCTGGCCACCGGGCATCGGGACGCGCCGGCCCGGCAGCGCACCTTGCGGGCGATGATCGACTGGAGTTGGGACGTGCTCGGTGAGGCCGAGCGGATCGTGCTGCGGCGGCTGTCCGTGCACGTGGACGGGTGCTCGCTGGACTCGGCGGAGTTCGTGTGCGCGGGTGGTGGGGTGGCTGCCGGTGAGGTGCTGGACGTGGTGACCCGTCTGGTGGACCGGTCGTTGGTGGTGGCGCCGGAGCAGACGGGCGAGCCGCGGTTCCGGCTGTTGGAGTCGGTCGCCGATTACGGGCGGGAGCGGCTGCGTTCAGCGGGTGAGTTCGAGGAGGTGCGGCGGCGGCACGCGGCGTTCTACCTGGGGTTGGCGGAGCGGGCGGACCCGGAGTTGCGCGGGGCGCGGCAGTTGGCGTGGTTGGAGCGGCTGGACGCTGATACGGCGAACCTGCGTGCGGCGCATGACGCGTTGGATCCGGCTGAGGCGGCGCGGCTGGTGCGTGCGTTGACCTGGTACTGGTTCCTGCGTGGGCGGCTGCGGGAGGGGCGTCGGCTGATGACGGCCGACGATCCGGTGACGGTCGCTTGGCGCGCGGGGTTCGGGGTGCTGCTGGGTGAGGCGGCCGATCCGTCTGCCCTGTCCGGGACGGCCTTGATCGCTGATCGGGTGGACGAGGCGCGGACTCGGTGGTTCCTGGGTTACGTATTGTCTACAGTAGGCGATATGCCGACCGGGCGGCGGCTGACCGACCAGGCGCTGGCGGCGTTCGAGGAGCTGGGTGACGACTGGGGCGTGGCCGCCGCGTACAGCGATCGGGTGAGTCAGGTGCTGGCGCGGGGCCAGGTGGACGAGGCTCGGGAGGCGGCCGACCGCAGTGCCTCGTTGTTCACCTCTTTGGGTGAACGGTGGGGCAGCTGA
- the tsaD gene encoding tRNA (adenosine(37)-N6)-threonylcarbamoyltransferase complex transferase subunit TsaD codes for MTDRLILGIESSCDETGVGIVRLGPDGSMELLADEVASSVEEHARFGGVVPEVASRAHLEAMVPTMRRAVETAGIELRDVHSIAVTAGPGLAGALLVGVSAAKAYAAALGKPLYGVNHLAGHVAADTLQHGPLPKRCLALLVSGGHSQLLLVEGLAEKITEIGSTVDDAAGEAYDKVARLLDLPYPGGPPIDNLAKQGNRCAIAFPRGLTGPRDSKYDFSFSGLKTSVARWVEKQERAGEEIPLADVAASFQEAVADVLTGKAIRACKDFGVDTLVISGGVAANSRLSGLAAERCAEAGLELRVPRPRLCTDNGAMIAALGAHLVAADAKPSSLDLSTTPGLPVGTIQIL; via the coding sequence GTGACTGACCGGCTCATCCTCGGAATCGAGAGCTCGTGCGACGAGACCGGCGTCGGCATCGTCCGGCTCGGCCCGGACGGGTCGATGGAACTGCTCGCCGACGAGGTCGCGTCCAGCGTCGAGGAGCACGCGCGGTTCGGCGGCGTGGTCCCCGAGGTCGCGTCCCGCGCGCACCTGGAGGCGATGGTCCCGACCATGCGCCGTGCGGTGGAGACGGCCGGGATCGAGCTGCGGGACGTGCACTCGATCGCGGTCACCGCCGGGCCGGGTCTGGCGGGCGCGCTGTTGGTCGGCGTGTCGGCGGCGAAGGCGTACGCGGCGGCGTTGGGCAAGCCGCTGTACGGCGTCAACCACCTCGCGGGTCACGTCGCCGCGGACACCCTCCAGCACGGCCCGTTGCCGAAGCGGTGCCTGGCGCTGCTGGTGTCCGGCGGGCACTCGCAGCTGCTGCTGGTGGAGGGGCTGGCGGAGAAGATCACCGAGATCGGGTCCACGGTGGACGACGCGGCGGGCGAGGCGTACGACAAGGTCGCCCGGCTGCTCGACCTGCCGTACCCGGGCGGGCCGCCGATCGACAACCTCGCCAAGCAGGGCAACCGCTGCGCGATCGCGTTCCCGCGCGGGCTGACCGGGCCGCGTGACTCCAAGTACGACTTCTCGTTCTCCGGGCTGAAGACGTCGGTGGCCAGGTGGGTCGAGAAGCAGGAACGCGCGGGCGAGGAGATCCCGTTGGCGGACGTCGCCGCGTCGTTCCAGGAGGCGGTGGCCGATGTGCTGACCGGGAAGGCGATCCGGGCCTGCAAGGACTTCGGCGTGGACACGTTGGTGATCTCCGGCGGCGTCGCGGCGAACTCGCGCCTCTCCGGCCTGGCCGCCGAGCGCTGCGCCGAGGCGGGCCTGGAGCTGCGCGTCCCCCGGCCCCGCTTGTGCACCGACAACGGCGCGATGATCGCCGCTCTGGGCGCCCACCTCGTCGCCGCCGACGCCAAGCCCTCGTCCCTGGACCTCTCCACCACCCCCGGCCTCCCCGTGGGCACCATCCAAATCCTCTGA
- the rimI gene encoding ribosomal protein S18-alanine N-acetyltransferase, which produces MSTGTVTIAPLRHEDVPRCAEIEHELFAGDDPWTEDAFRSELDHGNFYVGAYVGGALVGYAGLGLTDFESSVHTIAVTAAYQGGGVGKTLLRTLLAKADEAGLPVFLEVRTDNVPAITLYLAHGFEHLGLRRRYYQPSGADAYTMGRPANRD; this is translated from the coding sequence GTGAGCACGGGCACCGTCACGATCGCGCCGCTGCGCCACGAGGACGTGCCGCGGTGCGCGGAGATCGAGCACGAGCTGTTCGCCGGTGACGACCCGTGGACCGAGGACGCGTTCCGCAGCGAGTTGGACCACGGCAACTTCTACGTCGGCGCGTATGTCGGCGGCGCGCTGGTCGGGTACGCGGGCCTCGGCCTGACGGACTTCGAGTCCAGCGTGCACACGATCGCGGTGACCGCGGCGTACCAGGGCGGCGGCGTCGGGAAGACGTTGCTGCGCACGCTGCTGGCGAAGGCCGACGAGGCGGGCCTGCCGGTGTTCCTGGAGGTCCGCACGGACAACGTGCCCGCGATCACCCTGTACCTGGCGCACGGCTTCGAGCACCTCGGCCTGCGCCGCCGCTACTACCAGCCGTCGGGTGCCGACGCGTACACGATGGGAAGGCCCGCGAACCGTGACTGA
- the tsaB gene encoding tRNA (adenosine(37)-N6)-threonylcarbamoyltransferase complex dimerization subunit type 1 TsaB codes for MLVLALDTATPAVTAGVVELTPDSPPRLLAERVTVNSKAHGELLTPHLLEALAEAGHTLADLDAIVCGSGPGPFTGLRVGLVTAAALGQALNRPVYPVPTPDAIALDAATGKPLLVATDARRKEVYWAAYDAAGRRTDGPHVDRPADLVGKLPAVSDAAGEGAEIYADVIGLPVVQARYPSPVSLVAVAAEELLAGARPAALTPLYLRRPDAVEPVGRKRVTKA; via the coding sequence GTGCTGGTGCTCGCTTTGGACACCGCCACTCCCGCCGTCACGGCCGGTGTGGTGGAACTGACGCCCGATTCTCCGCCGCGCCTGCTCGCGGAGCGGGTGACGGTGAACTCGAAGGCGCACGGTGAGCTGCTGACCCCGCACCTCCTGGAGGCGCTCGCCGAGGCCGGGCACACGCTCGCCGACCTCGACGCGATCGTGTGCGGGTCGGGGCCAGGGCCGTTCACCGGGCTGCGCGTCGGCCTGGTCACCGCCGCCGCCCTCGGTCAGGCGCTCAACCGGCCCGTCTACCCGGTGCCGACACCCGACGCCATCGCGCTGGACGCCGCCACCGGCAAACCGCTGCTGGTCGCCACGGACGCACGCCGCAAGGAGGTGTACTGGGCGGCCTACGACGCGGCCGGCCGGCGCACCGACGGGCCGCACGTGGACCGGCCCGCCGACCTGGTCGGCAAGCTGCCCGCCGTGTCGGACGCGGCCGGTGAAGGCGCCGAGATCTACGCCGACGTCATCGGGCTCCCGGTGGTCCAGGCGCGCTACCCGTCACCGGTGTCGCTGGTCGCGGTGGCCGCCGAGGAACTGCTCGCGGGTGCCCGTCCGGCTGCCCTTACCCCGCTCTACCTGCGTCGACCCGATGCTGTGGAGCCGGTCGGCCGCAAGCGGGTGACGAAGGCGTGA
- a CDS encoding MerR family transcriptional regulator has protein sequence MRIGELARRGGTTTRALRYYESLGLLSSRRGANGQREYDEDDLRLVNEIRSLAGIGFALEDTRPFVQCLRDGHRTGDSCPASVEVYRRKVAELDTCISRLQAVRDQVRAQLQDAEQRSRPCGR, from the coding sequence GTGCGCATCGGAGAACTGGCGAGACGGGGTGGGACGACCACTCGGGCACTGCGCTACTACGAGTCCCTCGGGCTGCTGTCCTCGCGGCGCGGGGCGAACGGGCAGCGGGAGTACGACGAGGACGATCTGCGCCTGGTGAACGAGATCCGCTCGCTCGCCGGCATCGGGTTCGCCCTGGAGGACACCCGCCCGTTCGTCCAATGCCTCCGTGACGGCCACCGCACCGGCGACTCGTGCCCGGCGTCCGTCGAGGTGTACCGGCGCAAGGTCGCCGAGCTGGACACCTGCATCAGCCGGCTCCAAGCGGTCCGGGACCAGGTGCGCGCGCAACTCCAGGATGCCGAGCAGAGGAGCAGGCCGTGCGGACGTTGA
- a CDS encoding thioredoxin family protein, whose product MRTLTDDEFTEAVGTGNVLVEFRADWCGPCRMLEPVLAEIDRERDDLTVVKVDTDASPRTARDQRIMSAPTLQLYKDGHLVAQTVGARPKMRLLAWLEPHL is encoded by the coding sequence GTGCGGACGTTGACCGACGACGAGTTCACCGAGGCAGTGGGTACCGGGAACGTCCTGGTGGAGTTCCGGGCCGACTGGTGCGGCCCGTGCCGGATGCTCGAACCCGTGCTGGCCGAGATCGACCGCGAACGCGACGACCTGACCGTGGTCAAGGTCGACACCGACGCCAGCCCGCGCACGGCACGCGACCAGCGGATCATGTCCGCGCCCACGCTCCAGCTCTACAAGGACGGGCATTTGGTGGCGCAGACGGTCGGCGCCCGGCCGAAGATGCGCCTGTTGGCGTGGCTCGAACCACACTTGTGA